A window of the Branchiostoma floridae strain S238N-H82 chromosome 12, Bfl_VNyyK, whole genome shotgun sequence genome harbors these coding sequences:
- the LOC118427685 gene encoding polycystin-2-like gives MGISNLESRRVCGYLQRNGWVDRLTRAILVEFTTYNANSNLFGTAKFLLEFGAMGAAMIGYHDIDVLRLFNHMGPFGIMVVVFELVYIGYLAFSVFKETKKLRQQRCSYFSDPWNVLELLIIATSLTGIILYILKAVHTSSTLSALKEEGDKFVSFQSVSVVYMVFRFVLSMVVFLSTLKFMKLLRFNKKISLLSATLRHSTTMMVPFVVQFMLVFFAFVHFAFIVFGGGSLKYNNVISAAETIFSMTIGKFDHQELTDIHMVLGPVFFITFMLTVFLVIINISFTIINDSFVEVRSDISKQPNDYEIMDFLAGRVKKNLKAVAGMVIGDGQDDNRDPVYIEYTTECIVDRVDMLYRRASNLYVQDVLDGQAEFIVDEYIRSTWRRRLSIDDDFDTPHWDPETVSVSSFQHQPGPTTGKSDEGYVYVDHPQYD, from the exons ATGGGCATatctaacctggaatccagacGAGTCTGCGGCTATCTCCAAAGAAACGGCTGGGTTGACCGACTAACGCGCGCCATTCTTGTAGAGTTCACGACCTACAACGCCAACAGCAACCTTTTCGGGACGGCGAAGTTCCTACTCGAGTTCGGGGCGATGGGTGCGGCCATGATAGGATATCACGACATCGACGTTTTGCGGCTGTTCAACCACATGGGCCCATTTGGAATAATGGTGGTGGTGTTTGAGTTGGTTTACATCGGGTATCTTGCCTTCTCCGTTTTCAAG GAGACCAAGAAGTTGCGGCAGCAGCGCTGTTCGTACTTCAGCGACCCCTGGAACGTGCTGGAACTTCTCATCATCGCTACGTCACTGACTGGAATCATCCTCTACATCTTGAAGGCGGTTCACACGAGTTCAACTCTTTCTGCTCTCAAGGAAGAAGGGG ATAAGTTTGTGAGTTTCCAAAGCGTGTCCGTGGTCTACATGGTCTTCCGCTTCGTCCTGTCCATGGTCGTGTTCCTGTCCACACTGAAGTTCATGAAGCTCCTCAGGTTCAACAAGAAGATCTCTCTCCTGTCGGCGACTCTGCGCCACAGCACCACCATGATGGTTCCCTTCGTGGTGCAGTTCATGCTGGTCTTCTTCGCCTTCGTGCACTTCGCTTTCATCGTATTTGGAGGAGGTTCTTTGAA ATACAACAACGTCATCAGTGCCGCTGAGACCATTTTCTCTATGACCATCGGGAAGTTTGACCACCAGGAACTGACGGACATCCACATGGTCCTGGGGCCGGTCTTTTTCATCACCTTCATGTTGACTGTATTCCTCGTCATCATCAACATATCCTTCACCATCATCAACGACAGTTTTGTGGAG GTGCGAAGTGATATATCCAAGCAGCCTAACGACTACGAAATCATGGACTTTCTGGCGGGTCGAGTGAAGAAAAACCTGAAGGCTGTTGCCGGTATGGTCATAGGAGATGGCCAAGACGACAACCGTG ACCCAGTGTATATTGAGTACACCACGGAATGTATCGTGGACCGTGTGGACATGCTGTACCGGCGGGCGTCCAATCTCTATGTGCAGGACGTCCTGGATGGGCAGGCGGAGTTCATCGTGGACGAGTACATCCGGAGCACCTGGCGGAG ACGGCTCAGTATAGACGACGATTTCGACACGCCCCACTGGGACCCCGAGACTGTCAGCGTAAGCAGCTTTCAGCACCAGCCCGGCCCTACAACGGGGAAGTCTGACGAAGGCTACGTGTATGTGGACCATCCACAAtatgactaa